From one Triticum aestivum cultivar Chinese Spring chromosome 4B, IWGSC CS RefSeq v2.1, whole genome shotgun sequence genomic stretch:
- the LOC123094390 gene encoding anthocyanidin 3-O-glucoside 6''-O-acyltransferase has translation MALAQQASPPPILIVLDTTLVAPRTSTGAAPPESSLPLTFFDVFWLNLPPVKRVFFYHLADDADVPAILSNLRTSLSQALHAYYPLAGRLRLTPGTADCYEIYYQQGDGVTFTVAEYRDDVDVDELAVDQPREIIRIAPLAPPLPKGGAVLALQATVMRRGVAIGMAVHHTACDGATSTRFLHTWAAASTGVVGPPPPVIDRTLIKDPTGLYDVFVKAMPTAGELDRVKTWEHRFLATFTLSKDDIQRVKDVVASEAARRGAPATRCSSLVATFGFMWSCHQRAKEAGSTGGDPTYLLFPVDHRSRMKPTVPGEYLGNCVGIATHAAPMDQLAAAGAGGLFVACTAVAAAIEEAVRGIGSPETIALWMHRVREAGVAGMWTVAGSPRFRVYELDFGFGRPAKVEIVSVARTGAMAVAEGRSSRGGIEVGISLPAAGMQRFQKCFQDTIDGLHQ, from the coding sequence ATGGCGCTAGCGCAGCAAGCCTCGCCACCTCCGATTCTCATCGTCCTAGACACCACTCTGGTGGCGCCCCGGACGagcaccggcgccgccccgccggagtccTCCCTCCCGCTCACATTCTTCGACGTCTTCTGGCTCAACCTCCCACCCGTCAAGCGTGTCTTCTTCTACCACCTCGCCGACGACGCCGACGTCCCCGCCATCCTCTCCAACCTCAGGACCTCACTGTCCCAGGCCCTCCACGCCTACTACCCGCTCGCCGGCCGCCTCCGCCTCACGCCCGGGACGGCTGACTGCTATGAGATATACTACCAGCAGGGCGACGGCGTCACCTTCACCGTCGCCGAGTACCGTGATGACGTTGATGTCGACGAGCTGGCCGTCGACCAGCCGAGGGAGATCATCAGGATCGCGCCGCTCGCACCGCCACTCCCCAAGGGCGGCGCGGTGCTCGCGCTGCAGGCCACCGTGATGCGCCGTGGCGTCGCCATCGGCATGGCCGTGCACCACACCGCCTGCGACGGGGCAACCTCGACACGCTTCCTGCACACCTGGGCGGCGGCCAGCACCGGCGTCGTCGGGCCGCCACCCCCTGTCATCGACAGAACCCTCATAAAGGACCCAACGGGTCTCTACGACGTCTTCGTGAAAGCCATGCCGACCGCCGGCGAGTTGGATCGCGTCAAGACGTGGGAGCACCGATTCCTCGCCACCTTCACGCTGTCCAAAGATGACATACAGCGTGTCAAGGACGTGGTAGCCAGCGAGGCGGCGCGACGAGGCGCGCCGGCGACGCGATGCTCCTCGCTGGTggccaccttcggcttcatgtggTCATGCCACCAGCGAGCCAAAGAAGCAGGAAGCACTGGCGGCGACCCGACATACTTGCTCTTCCCCGTCGACCACCGCTCGCGGATGAAGCCCACCGTCCCGGGCGAGTACCTCGGCAACTGCGTCGGCATCGCCACGCATGCCGCACCCATGGACCAGCTCGCGGCAGCCGGCGCCGGCGGCCTCTTCGTCGCGTGCACGGCCGTAGCTGCGGCGATCGAGGAAGCCGTGCGCGGCATCGGGTCACCTGAGACGATTGCATTGTGGATGCACCGGGTCAGGGAGGCTGGCGTCGCCGGTATGTGGACGGTAGCCGGGTCGCCGAGGTTCCGTGTGTACGAGTTAGACTTTGGGTTTGGGCGGCCGGCCAAGGTAGAGATCGTGTCCGTGGCGAGAACCGGCGCGATGGCGGTGGCGGAGGGCCGGAGCAGCCGCGGCGGCATCGAGGTGGGCATCTCCCTGCCGGCGGCTGGCATGCAGAGGTTCCAAAAGTGCTTCCAAGATACCATCGACGGGCTTCATCAGTGA